One part of the Streptomyces ferrugineus genome encodes these proteins:
- a CDS encoding carbohydrate ABC transporter permease, which translates to MAQAAAVAKPPAPPRRRRASATPRRLPYLLIAPAALLMLGFIAYPVISVFYYSLQEYNPTKPWRNGFAGFDNFVQAFTDDPLFWDSLLFSAKWVFVEVGLQLLFGLALALIVNQTFVGRGLGRAMVFSPWAVSGVLTSAIWVLLYNSQTGVTRYLADMGIGSYGTSWLSDTGTVFWAAIVADLWRGVPFFAILILADLQSVSKDLYEAAEVDGASRIKQFWHITLPHLKDAIILSTLLRAVWEFNNVDLLYTLTGGGPAGVTTTLPLYVANTTVDAHDFGYASALTTVAFVILLFCSIVYLRLSKFGGEK; encoded by the coding sequence ATGGCCCAAGCCGCAGCCGTGGCGAAACCGCCCGCGCCACCCCGGCGGCGCCGTGCCTCCGCCACACCGCGCAGGCTCCCGTATCTGCTGATCGCCCCGGCCGCCCTGCTCATGCTGGGCTTCATCGCCTACCCGGTCATCAGCGTCTTCTACTACAGCCTGCAGGAGTACAACCCCACCAAGCCGTGGCGGAACGGCTTCGCGGGCTTCGACAACTTCGTCCAGGCCTTCACCGACGACCCGCTGTTCTGGGACTCGCTGCTCTTCAGCGCCAAGTGGGTGTTCGTCGAGGTCGGGCTGCAGCTGCTGTTCGGTCTGGCGCTGGCGCTGATCGTCAACCAGACCTTCGTGGGCCGGGGACTCGGGCGGGCCATGGTGTTCTCCCCGTGGGCCGTCTCCGGCGTGCTGACCTCCGCGATCTGGGTGCTGCTCTACAACTCCCAGACCGGCGTCACCCGCTACCTCGCCGACATGGGCATCGGCTCCTACGGCACCAGCTGGCTGTCGGACACCGGCACCGTGTTCTGGGCCGCGATCGTCGCCGACCTGTGGCGCGGCGTGCCCTTCTTCGCGATCCTCATCCTCGCCGACCTCCAGTCCGTCTCGAAGGACCTGTACGAGGCCGCCGAGGTCGACGGGGCCAGCCGGATCAAGCAGTTCTGGCACATCACCCTGCCGCACCTGAAGGACGCGATCATCCTCTCCACGCTGCTGCGCGCGGTGTGGGAGTTCAACAACGTCGACCTGCTCTACACCCTGACCGGCGGCGGACCCGCGGGTGTGACCACGACGCTGCCGCTGTACGTCGCCAACACCACCGTCGACGCCCACGACTTCGGCTACGCGTCGGCCCTGACCACGGTGGCGTTCGTGATTCTGCTCTTCTGCTCGATCGTCTATCTGCGACTGAGCAAGTTCGGAGGCGAGAAGTGA
- a CDS encoding carbohydrate ABC transporter permease, with protein MITKEATEVAPVPATVVPEPPRPAKKRRRAWDEAPRWQIYLPLGIYLVFTLIPFYWILLFSLRPAGSTSLVPWPMTFDHFEKVWTDRSFGTYFQNSVLVGVATLFMTTLVALAGGYALARFNFKVKQLFMLALLCSQFVPGALLLVPLFEIFAELQMINSLGSVILAETVFQLPLSIILISNFIKNVPYSLEEAAWVDGCGRMKAFRIVVLPLLRPGLIAVGSFAFVHSWNHFLFALMFLNNQEKQTIPVGLNTLMGADSVDLGALAAGGIIAAVPVVIVFAFIQKWLITGFSAGAVKG; from the coding sequence GTGATCACCAAGGAGGCCACCGAGGTCGCTCCCGTGCCCGCGACCGTCGTCCCCGAACCGCCCCGGCCGGCGAAGAAGCGGCGCCGCGCCTGGGACGAGGCCCCCCGCTGGCAGATCTACCTGCCGCTGGGCATCTACCTCGTCTTCACCCTGATCCCGTTCTACTGGATCCTGCTCTTCTCGCTGCGCCCGGCCGGCTCGACCTCGCTCGTGCCCTGGCCGATGACCTTCGACCACTTCGAGAAGGTGTGGACGGACCGTAGCTTCGGCACCTACTTCCAGAACAGCGTGCTCGTCGGTGTCGCGACCCTGTTCATGACGACCCTGGTCGCACTGGCCGGCGGCTACGCGCTCGCCCGGTTCAACTTCAAGGTCAAGCAGCTCTTCATGCTGGCCCTGCTGTGCTCCCAGTTCGTGCCCGGCGCGCTGCTGTTGGTCCCGCTGTTCGAGATCTTCGCCGAGCTGCAGATGATCAACTCCCTCGGCAGCGTCATCCTCGCCGAGACGGTCTTCCAGCTGCCGCTGTCGATCATCCTGATCAGCAACTTCATCAAGAACGTGCCGTACTCCCTGGAGGAGGCCGCCTGGGTCGACGGCTGCGGCCGGATGAAGGCCTTCCGGATCGTCGTCCTGCCGCTGCTGCGGCCCGGTCTGATCGCCGTCGGCTCCTTCGCCTTCGTGCACTCCTGGAACCACTTCCTGTTCGCCCTGATGTTCCTCAACAACCAGGAGAAGCAGACCATCCCGGTCGGCCTCAACACCCTGATGGGCGCCGACAGCGTCGACCTCGGCGCGCTCGCGGCCGGCGGCATCATCGCGGCCGTACCCGTGGTGATCGTGTTCGCCTTCATCCAGAAGTGGCTGATCACCGGCTTCAGCGCGGGGGCGGTGAAGGGATGA
- a CDS encoding pectate lyase family protein, translating to MRLRHVIAATALLGLLGVPAHADEGRDISRDALPANDGWAAADGGTTGGSTADDAHVFTVRDRSELVRALDGGSDTPKIIRIAGTIDANTDDDGDRLTCADYATDGYSPKQYLAAYDPRTWGSAKPSGPQEEARKASAARQAERVQLAVGSNTTIVGLGDDAVLKGGSLQVKGANNVIIRNLELRDAYDCFPVWQPNSGGLGDWKTAYDNIWLRGATHVWIDHVTVSDKGHPDEKEPTYFARNYLRHDGLLDITNASDLITVSWSRFADHDKAMLIGNGDTATGDRGKLRVTLHHNEFESLVQRAPRVRFGQVHLYNNRYVVPADAHDYRYSIGVGAESRIHAENNAFHTPGHIEVADLVKSWNGTALHQTGTLFNGYPVDLLSIHNAYNSGSERDLTADVGWTPTLHGKIDSAGTADREVARGAGAGRIP from the coding sequence ATGAGACTCCGTCACGTCATAGCCGCCACCGCCCTGCTGGGACTGCTCGGCGTCCCGGCCCACGCCGACGAGGGCCGTGACATCAGCCGCGACGCCCTGCCCGCGAACGACGGCTGGGCGGCGGCCGACGGTGGTACCACGGGGGGTTCCACCGCCGACGACGCCCACGTCTTCACCGTACGCGACCGCAGTGAGCTGGTCCGCGCCCTCGACGGCGGCAGCGACACCCCGAAGATCATCAGGATCGCCGGGACCATCGACGCCAACACCGACGACGACGGCGACCGCCTCACCTGCGCCGACTACGCCACCGACGGCTACAGCCCCAAGCAGTATCTGGCCGCCTACGACCCCCGCACCTGGGGCTCGGCCAAGCCCAGCGGCCCGCAGGAGGAGGCGCGCAAGGCGTCGGCCGCCCGGCAGGCCGAGCGGGTCCAGCTGGCCGTCGGCTCCAACACCACCATCGTCGGACTCGGCGACGACGCCGTCCTCAAGGGCGGCAGCCTCCAGGTCAAGGGCGCGAACAACGTCATCATCCGCAACCTCGAACTCCGCGACGCCTACGACTGCTTCCCCGTCTGGCAGCCCAACTCCGGCGGCCTCGGCGACTGGAAGACGGCGTACGACAACATCTGGCTGCGCGGCGCCACCCACGTCTGGATCGACCACGTCACCGTCAGCGACAAGGGCCACCCGGACGAGAAGGAGCCCACCTACTTCGCCCGCAACTACCTCCGCCACGACGGCCTGCTGGACATCACCAACGCCTCCGACCTGATCACCGTCTCCTGGAGCCGGTTCGCCGACCACGACAAGGCGATGCTCATCGGCAACGGCGACACGGCGACGGGGGACCGCGGCAAGCTGCGCGTCACCCTGCACCACAACGAGTTCGAGTCCCTCGTCCAGCGCGCCCCGCGCGTCCGCTTCGGACAGGTGCACCTCTACAACAACCGGTACGTCGTCCCGGCCGACGCCCACGACTACCGCTACTCCATCGGTGTCGGCGCCGAATCGCGGATCCACGCCGAGAACAACGCCTTCCACACCCCCGGCCACATCGAGGTCGCCGACCTGGTCAAGAGCTGGAACGGCACCGCGCTGCACCAGACCGGCACGCTCTTCAACGGCTACCCGGTCGACCTGCTCTCGATCCACAACGCCTACAACTCCGGCAGCGAGCGTGATCTCACGGCCGACGTCGGCTGGACACCTACCCTGCACGGAAAGATCGACAGCGCCGGGACGGCCGACCGAGAGGTGGCACGCGGCGCGGGCGCAGGGAGGATCCCATGA
- a CDS encoding Gfo/Idh/MocA family protein: MSTAVPIVLAGARGHGRWHLENIRRLQDKGIVRLAGICELTPLTDRELPEGLGEPEQSADFGALLDSTGARIAVICTPIPTHTDLALTAARRGVHILLEKPPAPSYGEFRRMADGVAEAGVVCQIGFQSLGSHAVPAIRTLISEGAIGELVGVGGAGAWARAEEYYRRAPWAGKRRLNGVDVIDGALTNPLAHAVATALALGGTVRAEDVTAIETELLRANDIESDDTSCVRVTTAQGRPVVVAATLCAEDPDDPYVVVHGERGRITFWYKQDRVLLQRADHGPEEFEYGRTDLLENLVDHLTDGTGLLVPPDTTGAFMKVVEAIRLAPDPARLPDHAWQLLPDERRRVVPGIDGLVAAAADTLALYSELGAPWALPARTKEVST; the protein is encoded by the coding sequence ATGAGCACTGCCGTACCCATCGTCCTGGCGGGCGCGCGCGGCCACGGCCGCTGGCACCTGGAGAACATCCGGCGGCTCCAGGACAAGGGCATCGTCCGCCTCGCGGGCATCTGCGAGCTGACCCCGCTGACGGACAGGGAGCTCCCGGAGGGCCTGGGCGAGCCCGAGCAGTCCGCCGACTTCGGAGCCCTCCTCGACTCCACCGGCGCCCGGATCGCGGTGATCTGCACACCGATCCCGACCCACACCGACCTGGCCCTGACGGCCGCCCGCAGGGGCGTGCACATCCTGCTGGAGAAGCCGCCCGCCCCCTCGTACGGCGAGTTCCGGCGCATGGCCGACGGGGTCGCCGAGGCCGGCGTCGTCTGCCAGATCGGCTTCCAGTCGCTGGGCTCGCACGCCGTGCCGGCGATCCGGACGCTGATTTCCGAGGGTGCCATCGGGGAACTCGTCGGGGTCGGCGGCGCCGGGGCCTGGGCGCGGGCCGAGGAGTACTACCGGCGGGCGCCCTGGGCGGGCAAGCGCAGGCTGAACGGCGTCGACGTGATCGACGGGGCGCTGACCAACCCGCTCGCGCACGCCGTCGCCACCGCCCTCGCGCTGGGCGGCACCGTGCGCGCCGAGGACGTCACCGCCATCGAGACCGAGCTGCTGCGCGCCAACGACATCGAGTCCGACGACACCTCCTGCGTCCGCGTCACCACCGCGCAGGGCCGCCCGGTCGTCGTCGCCGCGACGCTGTGCGCCGAGGACCCCGACGACCCGTATGTCGTCGTCCACGGCGAACGCGGCCGCATCACCTTCTGGTACAAGCAGGACCGCGTACTGCTCCAGCGCGCGGACCACGGCCCCGAGGAGTTCGAGTACGGCCGCACCGACCTGCTCGAGAACCTCGTCGACCACCTCACCGACGGCACCGGCCTGCTGGTCCCCCCGGACACGACCGGCGCCTTCATGAAGGTCGTCGAGGCCATCCGCCTGGCCCCCGACCCGGCCCGACTGCCGGACCACGCCTGGCAGCTGCTGCCCGACGAGCGGCGCCGCGTCGTGCCCGGCATCGACGGCCTGGTCGCGGCCGCCGCCGACACCCTCGCCCTCTACTCCGAGCTGGGCGCCCCCTGGGCCCTCCCGGCGAGAACGAAAGAGGTGAGCACCTGA
- a CDS encoding DUF6807 domain-containing protein, translated as MTPHDTAVLRVAGRPVGRYVTRPELPARLSPRPYLHPVTTLAGTAVTELSPADHTHHLGVGVAVPDVEGHNFWGGRTFVRDQGPTELDNHGAQRHTAFQLRDPDGFVEELRWVASGAELLRERRTVAATELTGFAWALDFTFSLTNVTPQALSIGSPATNGRPGAAYGGFFWRARKEAEAAEVFTVDREGEREIHGTRAPWVALTGSTWTLIFAGATEETRQDPWFVRAGEYPGVGSSLASEDRLPIPPGETAVRRIVTVVADGRVSRLEAAALVRKAVSP; from the coding sequence ATGACCCCCCACGACACCGCGGTGCTGCGCGTCGCGGGCCGCCCCGTCGGCCGGTACGTCACCCGGCCCGAACTGCCGGCCCGGCTCTCCCCACGCCCGTACCTGCACCCCGTCACCACCCTGGCCGGCACGGCGGTCACCGAGCTCAGCCCCGCCGACCACACACACCACCTCGGCGTCGGTGTCGCCGTTCCCGACGTCGAGGGGCACAACTTCTGGGGCGGACGCACCTTCGTCCGTGACCAGGGCCCGACCGAGCTGGACAACCACGGCGCCCAGCGGCACACGGCCTTCCAGCTGCGCGACCCCGACGGCTTCGTGGAGGAGCTGCGTTGGGTCGCCTCGGGAGCCGAGCTGCTGCGCGAGCGCCGCACGGTCGCGGCCACCGAACTCACCGGCTTCGCCTGGGCGTTGGACTTCACCTTTTCCCTCACCAACGTCACCCCGCAGGCGCTGTCGATCGGCAGCCCCGCCACCAACGGCCGCCCCGGCGCCGCCTACGGCGGCTTCTTCTGGCGCGCGCGCAAGGAAGCCGAGGCCGCGGAGGTGTTCACCGTCGACCGCGAGGGCGAGCGGGAGATCCACGGCACCCGCGCCCCCTGGGTGGCCCTCACGGGCTCCACCTGGACCCTGATCTTCGCCGGGGCCACCGAAGAGACCCGCCAGGACCCGTGGTTCGTGCGCGCGGGGGAGTACCCCGGCGTCGGCTCCTCTCTCGCCTCCGAGGACCGGCTGCCGATCCCGCCCGGCGAGACCGCCGTACGCCGGATCGTCACCGTCGTCGCCGACGGCCGCGTCAGCCGGCTCGAAGCGGCCGCCCTGGTCCGCAAGGCGGTGAGCCCATGA
- a CDS encoding glycoside hydrolase family 43 protein, with the protein MTAETTGTYTNPVLDADWSDPDVVRVGDDFYLTASSFGRAPGLPLLHSRDLVNWTLVGHAVERLEPAEEFVAPRHDCGIWAPSLRHHDDRFWIFWGDPDQGIFQVNAPEIRGPWTRPHLVKEGKGLIDPCPLWDDETGEAYLVHAWAKSRSGVKNRLTGHRMHPDGTELLDEGKLIVDGDLIPGWFTLEGPKLYQHDGWFWILAPAGSVETGWQGAFRSREFFGPYEEKIVLEQKDTDVNGPHQGGWVRTPSGADWFLHFQQRGAYGRVVHLQPMRWGADGWPVLGDDGAPVAVHPRPDLPAQPAAAPATDDHFPGGRYGRQWQWTANPQDGWATQHSGDGLRLACVRSADAHDLRRLPNVLTQRLPGTPCAVEVELRLDSDEPGARAGLAVLGDAFGWIGLQRGADGAAHVVHRFAEAVAERERDAAHPRLAPEGRVRLRIEIGSGARCRFFYDAGDGPRPSGPVFAATPWRWVGALLGLFGLAPAGQGHAGAATFTQFRISSL; encoded by the coding sequence ATGACCGCCGAGACCACGGGGACCTACACCAACCCCGTCCTCGACGCCGACTGGTCCGACCCGGACGTCGTCCGCGTCGGCGACGACTTCTACCTGACCGCCTCCAGCTTCGGCCGCGCCCCCGGACTTCCCCTGCTGCACTCCCGGGACCTGGTCAACTGGACGCTGGTCGGCCACGCCGTCGAACGCCTGGAACCGGCGGAGGAGTTCGTGGCCCCCCGGCACGACTGCGGCATCTGGGCCCCGTCCCTCCGCCACCACGACGACCGCTTCTGGATCTTCTGGGGCGACCCCGACCAGGGCATCTTCCAGGTCAACGCCCCCGAGATCCGTGGCCCTTGGACCAGGCCACACCTGGTGAAGGAGGGCAAGGGCCTGATCGACCCCTGTCCCCTGTGGGACGACGAGACCGGCGAGGCCTACCTCGTGCACGCCTGGGCCAAGTCCCGCTCCGGGGTCAAGAACCGCCTCACCGGCCACCGGATGCACCCCGACGGCACCGAACTCCTCGACGAGGGCAAGCTGATCGTCGACGGCGACCTGATACCGGGCTGGTTCACCCTGGAAGGCCCCAAGCTCTACCAGCACGACGGCTGGTTCTGGATCCTCGCGCCCGCAGGGAGCGTGGAGACCGGCTGGCAGGGCGCCTTCCGCTCGCGCGAGTTCTTCGGGCCGTACGAGGAGAAGATCGTCCTCGAACAGAAGGACACCGACGTCAACGGGCCGCACCAGGGCGGCTGGGTGCGCACCCCGTCCGGTGCGGACTGGTTCCTGCACTTCCAGCAGCGGGGCGCGTACGGCCGGGTCGTGCACCTCCAGCCGATGCGCTGGGGAGCCGACGGCTGGCCGGTGCTCGGGGACGACGGCGCCCCCGTCGCCGTACATCCCAGGCCCGACCTGCCGGCGCAGCCGGCCGCCGCACCCGCCACCGACGACCACTTCCCCGGCGGACGGTACGGCCGCCAGTGGCAGTGGACGGCCAACCCGCAGGACGGCTGGGCCACCCAGCACTCCGGCGACGGTCTGCGGCTGGCCTGCGTCCGCTCGGCCGACGCGCACGACCTGCGCAGACTGCCGAACGTCCTCACCCAGCGGCTGCCGGGCACGCCCTGCGCCGTCGAGGTCGAGCTGCGGCTCGACAGCGATGAGCCCGGGGCGCGGGCGGGGCTCGCGGTGCTCGGGGACGCGTTCGGCTGGATCGGGCTCCAGCGGGGCGCGGACGGGGCGGCGCATGTCGTACACCGGTTCGCGGAGGCGGTCGCGGAGAGGGAACGCGACGCCGCTCATCCGCGGCTCGCGCCCGAAGGGCGGGTGCGGCTGCGGATCGAGATCGGGTCCGGGGCGCGGTGCCGGTTCTTCTACGACGCCGGGGACGGGCCGCGTCCGTCCGGGCCGGTGTTCGCCGCCACGCCCTGGCGGTGGGTCGGCGCCCTGCTGGGGTTGTTCGGTCTCGCCCCCGCCGGTCAGGGCCATGCCGGGGCGGCGACCTTCACGCAGTTCAGGATCAGCAGCTTGTAA
- a CDS encoding pectinesterase family protein encodes MTHLNSKRLPGSGRTVAAVMGLVAALGLGSIGEAQGATPASPTMTTATPWTDRAHGFASLDGGTTGGAGGKVVTVTDQASLARYAAAEEPYIIRVAGSIEVAPFGSDIVVGSDKTIVGVGDTGEIVHGELHLNPGTSNVIIRNLTIRDSYVEGDWDGKTNDFDAIQMDTVDHVWIDHNRFTHMGDGLLDIRKDSQYITVSHNQFTHHNKALGIGWTSNALTQITIDHNWFQGTKQRNPSADNCAYAHLYNNYFTDQVRDDDPVWTYGSWARGRTKMVLENSYFDGVRHPYQADATAELVERGSILKNTTGRHDEWGDAFDPREFYRYRLDPAAAVPALVSRFSGPQKRLGDSVTLRVPGDYPTVQAAVDAVPRGNASTVVIAVAPGTYREKVHIPSNKPNIVLQGTGQDRSDTVIVYDTPAEYGGSSGSATVRIDANDVTARNLTFSNDFDEAAHELKGEQALAMKTNGDRIVFENTGFLGNQDTLMTNSPSLTTVSRVYIRDSYIEGDVDFIYGRATTVIERSVIRALSRGSTTNNGYITAASTWKDNPYGFLITDSRIVSDAPDGSFHLGRPWHPGGDPDAIAQVLIRNTELPAAIKASPWTDMSGFSWKDARLTEYRNYGPGAAVTADRPQMSDEEARTHTVADYLQGTDNWAPYARH; translated from the coding sequence ATGACGCACCTCAATAGCAAGCGCTTGCCGGGATCCGGTAGAACCGTGGCCGCCGTCATGGGCCTGGTGGCCGCCCTGGGCCTCGGGTCGATCGGCGAGGCACAGGGCGCCACCCCGGCGTCGCCCACCATGACGACGGCCACGCCGTGGACCGACCGGGCCCACGGCTTCGCCTCCCTCGACGGCGGCACCACCGGCGGGGCCGGCGGCAAGGTCGTCACCGTCACCGACCAGGCCTCACTGGCCAGGTACGCGGCGGCCGAGGAGCCGTACATCATCCGCGTGGCCGGATCGATCGAGGTGGCGCCCTTCGGCTCGGACATCGTCGTCGGGTCGGACAAGACCATCGTCGGCGTCGGCGACACCGGGGAGATCGTCCACGGCGAGCTGCACCTCAACCCGGGCACCAGCAACGTCATCATCCGCAACCTGACGATCCGCGACTCCTACGTCGAGGGCGACTGGGACGGCAAGACCAACGACTTCGACGCGATCCAGATGGACACCGTCGACCACGTCTGGATCGACCACAACCGCTTCACGCACATGGGCGACGGGCTGCTCGACATCCGCAAGGACAGCCAGTACATCACCGTCTCCCACAACCAGTTCACCCACCACAACAAGGCGCTGGGGATAGGCTGGACGTCCAACGCGCTGACGCAGATCACCATCGACCACAACTGGTTCCAGGGCACCAAGCAGCGCAACCCGTCGGCCGACAACTGTGCCTACGCCCACCTGTACAACAACTACTTCACCGACCAGGTGCGCGACGACGACCCGGTGTGGACGTACGGCAGTTGGGCGCGCGGCCGGACCAAGATGGTCCTGGAGAACAGTTATTTCGACGGCGTCCGGCATCCCTACCAGGCCGACGCGACGGCCGAACTGGTCGAGCGCGGGTCGATCCTGAAGAACACCACCGGGCGGCACGACGAGTGGGGCGACGCCTTCGACCCCCGGGAGTTCTACCGGTACCGGCTGGACCCGGCCGCCGCCGTGCCGGCACTCGTCTCGCGGTTCTCCGGCCCGCAGAAGCGGCTCGGTGACTCTGTGACGCTGCGCGTCCCAGGCGATTACCCGACCGTGCAGGCCGCCGTGGACGCCGTGCCCCGCGGCAACGCGAGCACGGTGGTGATCGCGGTCGCGCCGGGCACCTACCGGGAGAAGGTCCACATCCCCTCGAACAAGCCGAACATCGTGCTGCAGGGGACTGGACAAGATCGGTCCGACACCGTCATCGTCTACGACACGCCCGCCGAGTACGGCGGTTCGAGCGGCAGCGCCACCGTGCGGATCGACGCGAACGACGTCACCGCGCGCAACCTCACCTTCAGCAACGACTTCGACGAGGCCGCACACGAGCTGAAGGGCGAGCAGGCGCTCGCGATGAAGACGAACGGCGACCGGATCGTCTTCGAGAACACCGGCTTCCTGGGCAACCAGGACACCCTGATGACCAACAGCCCCTCGCTGACCACCGTCAGCCGGGTCTACATCCGCGACTCGTACATCGAGGGCGACGTCGACTTCATCTACGGCCGCGCGACCACCGTCATCGAGCGCTCCGTGATCCGCGCGCTCAGCCGCGGCTCGACCACCAACAACGGCTACATCACCGCGGCCTCGACCTGGAAGGACAACCCCTACGGCTTCCTGATCACCGACTCCAGGATCGTGAGCGACGCGCCGGACGGCTCCTTCCACCTGGGTCGGCCGTGGCACCCCGGTGGTGACCCCGACGCGATCGCCCAGGTGCTGATCCGGAACACCGAGCTGCCGGCCGCGATCAAGGCCTCGCCCTGGACCGACATGAGCGGGTTCTCGTGGAAGGACGCGCGGCTCACCGAATACCGGAACTACGGGCCGGGGGCGGCCGTCACCGCGGACCGGCCGCAGATGAGCGACGAGGAGGCGCGGACCCACACCGTCGCCGACTACCTCCAGGGCACGGACAACTGGGCGCCGTACGCCCGTCACTGA
- a CDS encoding ABC transporter substrate-binding protein has translation MKISIRRSRRAATAVALGSVLALTATACGDDGSGASGEEGSGKGEIVFWDNNGGVRTDIWKEIIADFEKANPDIDVEYVGIPSTDYQSKVDTAIRGGGLPDVGGVGAAMLAGFAAQDALEPLDDRLAKSSLNGKLNEGMVESVKVAGGSDEHMYTIPTSANNGTLYYRTDLFEKAGLDEPSSWEKFYEAAEKLTNTKKNEFGYTIRGGAGSIAQALDAMYGQSGITSFWDAGGEKTTLNDAKNVEALEKYAALYKKVTPAADLNNDFTKMVAQWDSGTIGMLNHNLGSYQDHVKALTTEKFRGIPQPTGPGGKRVQVSNPVDGLGLFKSSKNKEAAWKFIEFAVSHESNSKWNESAGAIPSNKEAAQDAWISEAEPTKLAAAALNDGSTEIVQLPYYLPDWNTISKADNEPNFQKVLNGDMSAKDFLDTMAEQLNEAQAEWKQQKG, from the coding sequence ATGAAGATCAGCATCCGTAGAAGCAGGCGCGCTGCCACGGCCGTCGCCCTCGGGTCCGTCCTCGCCCTGACCGCCACCGCCTGCGGTGACGACGGCAGCGGCGCGAGCGGTGAAGAAGGCAGCGGCAAGGGAGAGATCGTCTTCTGGGACAACAACGGCGGTGTCCGCACCGACATCTGGAAGGAGATCATCGCCGACTTCGAGAAGGCGAACCCGGACATCGACGTCGAGTACGTCGGCATCCCCTCCACCGACTACCAGTCCAAGGTCGACACCGCCATCCGGGGCGGCGGCCTGCCGGACGTCGGCGGGGTCGGCGCGGCGATGCTCGCCGGGTTCGCCGCCCAGGACGCGCTGGAGCCGCTGGACGACCGGCTCGCCAAGTCGTCCCTCAACGGCAAGCTGAACGAGGGCATGGTCGAGTCGGTGAAGGTCGCCGGCGGCTCGGACGAGCACATGTACACGATCCCGACCTCCGCGAACAACGGCACGCTGTACTACCGCACCGACCTGTTCGAGAAGGCGGGCCTGGACGAGCCGTCGTCCTGGGAGAAGTTCTACGAGGCGGCGGAGAAGCTCACCAACACCAAGAAGAACGAGTTCGGTTACACCATCCGCGGCGGCGCCGGCTCCATCGCCCAGGCGCTGGACGCGATGTACGGGCAGTCCGGCATCACGTCCTTCTGGGACGCCGGCGGCGAGAAGACCACGCTCAACGACGCGAAGAACGTCGAGGCGCTGGAGAAGTACGCCGCCCTCTACAAGAAGGTCACCCCGGCGGCCGACCTGAACAACGACTTCACCAAGATGGTCGCCCAGTGGGACTCCGGCACCATCGGGATGCTGAACCACAACCTGGGGTCGTACCAGGACCACGTGAAGGCCCTCACCACCGAGAAGTTCCGGGGCATCCCGCAGCCCACCGGGCCGGGCGGCAAGCGGGTCCAGGTCTCCAACCCGGTCGACGGACTGGGCCTGTTCAAGAGCTCCAAGAACAAGGAGGCCGCCTGGAAGTTCATCGAGTTCGCCGTCTCCCACGAGTCGAACTCCAAGTGGAACGAGTCGGCCGGCGCGATCCCGTCCAACAAGGAGGCCGCGCAGGACGCGTGGATCTCCGAGGCCGAGCCGACGAAGCTGGCGGCCGCGGCGCTGAACGACGGTTCGACCGAGATCGTCCAGCTGCCGTACTACCTGCCCGACTGGAACACCATCTCCAAGGCCGACAACGAGCCCAACTTCCAGAAGGTGCTGAACGGTGACATGAGCGCCAAGGACTTCCTGGACACGATGGCCGAGCAGCTGAACGAGGCTCAGGCCGAGTGGAAGCAGCAGAAGGGCTAA
- a CDS encoding rhamnogalacturonan acetylesterase, whose product MSLTRRQVTTMAALAAVPLSLAATGTAQAARGQRTLYIAGDSTAAQKYADAAPETGWGMALPFFLHKDRPVANHAVNGRSSKSFFDEGRLDVILGRIRPGDLLIIQFGHNDSKATDPARYTEPWSTYQDYLRLYIDGARSRGARPVLATSVERRRFDSAGNARPSHGDYPAAMRVLAEQERVTLLDIQALSLALWQELGVEETKKYFNWTATEQDNTHFNPPGAIAVARLVARELLRTRVLAPQDLHRLDEAIPESWITWPEAAA is encoded by the coding sequence GTGTCCCTCACCCGTAGACAGGTCACCACCATGGCCGCCCTCGCCGCCGTCCCCCTCTCCCTCGCGGCCACCGGTACCGCTCAAGCCGCCAGAGGCCAACGCACCCTCTACATCGCCGGCGACTCCACCGCCGCCCAGAAGTACGCCGACGCCGCCCCCGAGACCGGCTGGGGCATGGCGCTCCCCTTCTTCCTGCACAAGGACCGGCCCGTAGCCAACCACGCCGTGAACGGGCGTAGTTCGAAGAGCTTCTTCGACGAAGGCCGGCTCGATGTCATCCTCGGGCGGATTCGCCCCGGTGACCTTCTGATCATCCAGTTCGGGCACAACGACTCGAAGGCCACCGACCCCGCCCGTTACACCGAGCCCTGGTCGACGTACCAGGACTACCTGCGCCTCTACATCGACGGCGCCCGCTCCCGCGGCGCGCGGCCTGTGCTCGCGACCTCCGTGGAGCGCAGGAGGTTCGACTCGGCGGGCAACGCCAGGCCGTCCCACGGCGACTACCCGGCGGCGATGCGCGTGCTCGCCGAGCAGGAGCGCGTGACGCTGCTCGACATCCAGGCCCTCTCCCTCGCGCTGTGGCAGGAACTCGGCGTCGAGGAGACGAAGAAGTACTTCAACTGGACCGCGACCGAGCAGGACAACACGCACTTCAACCCGCCGGGCGCGATCGCCGTGGCGCGTCTCGTGGCGCGGGAGCTGCTGCGCACGCGCGTGCTGGCCCCGCAGGACCTGCACCGGCTCGACGAGGCGATCCCGGAGTCCTGGATCACCTGGCCCGAAGCCGCCGCGTAA